From one Planococcus citri chromosome 3, ihPlaCitr1.1, whole genome shotgun sequence genomic stretch:
- the LOC135839166 gene encoding beta-1,3-galactosyltransferase brn-like — MVHSKEDLSLPTNCCNFLSILKRKVCKFQNHKAVLLITIVMLYIFVAFTHVSELNYDTDFNYPLKQNIVECVQALEAEKPLPHCNIINSYNYSFIINNEKKCIRSDNSSVGLVMLIKSATDNFGRRLAIRNTWGYEERFYDVGVKRIFMLGATRNRTILQTISDEQEEFGDIVQADFFDAYHNNTIKTMMAFKWAVRYCDAKFYLFSDDDMYVSVKNVLRFIRNPTEYPQYLQRSDDKEVGKHLNKVTEYDLPEGMKFISGCFAPSYPHRRQSSKWYVSLDEYPYDKWPTYVSAGSYIVSREVLKNLHYASYYTQHFRFDDVYVGILAKKLGIEMFHCPEIHIVKKIYDKSSFKYVVSSHDYHSSELIKIWNEQKMMGNA; from the coding sequence ATGGTTCACTCGAAAGAAGATCTGTCGTTACCAACCAACTGCTGCAACTTCCTGTCAATATTGAAACGTAAagtatgtaaatttcaaaaccataaaGCTGTATTGCTTATAACCATCGTAATGTTATACATTTTCGTAGCATTTACCCATGTTTCCGAGCTCAATTACGATACCGATTTCAATTATCCTTTAAAACAAAACATAGTCGAATGTGTTCAAGCTTTAGAAGCTGAAAAACCACTCCCGCATTGTAATATTATCAACTCGTACAATTACTCTTTCATAATCAACAATGAGAAGAAATGCATTCGGTCAGATAACTCCTCAGTTGGATTAGTCATGTTAATAAAATCAGCTACGGATAATTTCGGCCGCAGATTAGCCATACGAAACACCTGGGGATACGAAGAACGTTTCTACGACGTTGGAGTAAAACGTATCTTTATGCTGGGTGCGACTCGAAATAGAACAATTTTACAAACTATAAGCGACGAACAAGAAGAATTTGGCGATATAGTTCAAGCTGATTTCTTCGATGCTTATCATAACAATACGATCAAAACAATGATGGCATTCAAATGGGctgttagatattgtgacgcgaaATTCTATCTATTTAGTGACGACGATATGTACGTTTCGGTGAAAAATGTCCTCAGATTTATTCGTAACCCGACCGAATACCCTCAATACTTGCAACGATCCGATGATAAAGAAGTTGGCAAACATTTGAATAAAGTTACAGAATATGATTTGCCTGAAGGGATGAAATTTATATCCGGGTGTTTCGCGCCTTCTTATCCTCATCGTCGCCAGAGCAGTAAATGGTATGTTTCTTTGGATGAATATCCGTACGATAAATGGCCCACTTATGTATCAGCTGGTTCGTATATTGTTTCGAGAGAGGTATTGAAGAACTTGCATTACGCTAGTTATTATACTCAGCATTTTCGATTTGATGATGTTTATGTAGggattttggctaaaaaattgggTATTGAGATGTTCCACTGTCCTGAAATTCATATAGTTAAGAAAATTTATGATAAGAGTAGTTTTAAGTATGTGGTGAGTTCGCACGATTACCATTCTAgtgaattgattaaaatatggaatgaacaGAAAATGATGGGTAATGCTTGA
- the LOC135839167 gene encoding beta-1,4-galactosyltransferase 4-like, giving the protein MACSLLPVFYFFLTVHYAFNAVIQNSNSHLGPLFPINNTNVAVHFKGSNEYEAQLKSEIRNELRNTSDASDVYYNERNISQLCPEIPLNLEGKVQLITEAAGSLKSLRDEFENSNLQIDGRYQPNECRARHMVAVLVPYRDRFEHLIIFLKNIHPFLQKQQLDYTIFIVEQAGDRPFNRGMLFNVGFFEAMKIRPFDCFIFHDVDLLPEDDRNLYTCANQPLHMAVARSKSAYELPHINYFGGVSALSTEHFLLVNGFSNLFWGWGSEDDDLFMRVMKSDLNVSRYSSNIARYTALAHEQQKPNPDRFEKLIESQKRFQTEGLNSIEYKILALQPWKLFTWILVELAVLS; this is encoded by the exons ATGGCGTGTTCATTACTAccagttttttacttttttctgacCGTTCATTACGCTTTCAACGCTGTAATTCAAAACTCCAACTCCCATTTAGGACCTTTATTTCCCATAAACAACACTAACGTAGCAGTGCATTTCAAAGGGAGTAATGAGTATGAAGCACAATTGAAATCTGAAATA AGAAACGAATTACGTAATACATCTGATGCTTCCGATGTTTATTACAATGAGCGAAACATATCTCAACTTTGCCCGGAAATACCTCTTAATCTGG AGGGCAAAGTGCAGTTAATCACAGAAGCGGCTGGTTCTTTGAAAAGCTTACGCGATGAATTTGAGAATTCTAATCTTCAAATTGATGGACGTTACCAGCCAAATGAATGTCGAGCACGTCATATGGTTGCTGTTCTCGTACCATATAGAGATCGTTTCGAAcatctgattatttttttgaaaaatattcatccgTTCTTACAAAAACAACAATTGGATTATACTATTTTTATTGTGGAGCAAgcag GCGATCGCCCATTCAATCGCGGTATGTTGTTTAATGTGGGATTTTTCGAGGCGATGAAAATTCGCCCCTTTGACTGTTTCATATTTCACGACGTGGATCTACTGCCCGAGGACGACAGAAATTTATACACATGCGCGAATCAGCCTCTTCATATGGCCGTGGCCAGGAGTAAATCCGCATATGA gttACCACATATCAATTACTTTGGCGGAGTTAGTGCCTTATCCACTGAACATTTTCTACTAGTAAACGGTTTCAGTAACCTGTTTTGGGGATGGGGTTCAGAAGACGATGATTTGTTCATGCGTGTAATGAAGAGCGATTTGAATGTATCAAGATATTCCTCTAATATTGCTCGTTATACGGCGTTGGCCCATGAACAGCAAAAACCCAATCCTGACAG atttgaaaaattaatcgagaGTCAAAAACGTTTCCAAACCGAAGGACTAAACAGCATAGAGTATAAAATACTGGCTCTTCAACCGTGGAAACTTTTCACATGGATTTTGGTCGAGCTCGCGGTACTTTCATAA